A genomic window from Rhizobium sp. EC-SD404 includes:
- a CDS encoding tripartite tricarboxylate transporter substrate-binding protein, whose amino-acid sequence MTRIDRRKFLAASAATIAAAGFGLPKAFAQDAVDFAGETIEWWIPFSEGGGSDVWARFMAPYLAKHLPGQPNVIVRNVPGGGSITGTNEFVARARPDGLALLGTSGSTQFPFLLGDTRVRYDYAKLIPVLVSPTGGVAYLPASLEVADASELSKLGDQELVYASQGATSLDLVPLLAFRLLGLNVRHVFGMTGRGDGRLAFERGEATIDYQTSSAYLTNVEPLVEAGTAVPIFSWGVLDTEGNVQRDPTFPDLPHFVEALEMATGAIPDSVEFDAYMAFFGSGFAAQKPAMLPEGTPENIVAAYRQAFADAAADPDLQAAKGEILGEYDQAVGDGVQTLYEVATTIDPEAREWVREFLMSEYQVQL is encoded by the coding sequence ATGACCCGTATCGATCGTCGTAAGTTCCTGGCTGCCAGCGCAGCCACCATCGCGGCTGCTGGCTTCGGTTTGCCGAAGGCATTCGCGCAGGACGCCGTGGATTTCGCTGGTGAAACCATCGAGTGGTGGATCCCCTTCTCCGAGGGCGGCGGCTCCGACGTCTGGGCGCGCTTCATGGCGCCTTACCTGGCCAAGCATCTGCCGGGTCAGCCGAACGTCATCGTTCGCAACGTTCCCGGCGGCGGCTCCATCACGGGCACCAACGAATTCGTTGCGCGCGCCCGTCCCGATGGTCTTGCACTACTCGGCACCTCGGGCTCGACCCAGTTTCCGTTCCTGCTCGGTGACACGCGCGTGCGTTACGACTACGCCAAACTGATCCCCGTGCTCGTCTCGCCGACAGGCGGCGTTGCTTATCTGCCGGCAAGCCTAGAGGTTGCCGACGCATCGGAACTGTCCAAGCTCGGCGACCAGGAACTGGTTTATGCCAGCCAGGGTGCCACGTCGCTCGACCTCGTGCCGCTGCTCGCGTTCCGCCTGCTCGGTCTCAACGTGCGTCACGTCTTCGGCATGACCGGTCGTGGCGACGGCCGTCTCGCCTTCGAGCGCGGCGAAGCCACGATCGACTATCAGACCTCGTCGGCCTATCTCACCAATGTGGAGCCGCTCGTGGAAGCCGGCACCGCCGTCCCGATCTTCTCGTGGGGCGTTCTCGACACGGAAGGCAACGTCCAGCGCGACCCGACCTTCCCGGATCTGCCGCACTTCGTCGAAGCGCTCGAAATGGCGACTGGCGCCATCCCGGACAGCGTCGAATTCGATGCTTACATGGCATTCTTCGGCTCGGGCTTCGCCGCGCAGAAGCCGGCTATGCTGCCGGAAGGCACACCGGAGAACATCGTTGCCGCCTATCGCCAGGCATTCGCCGATGCAGCTGCCGATCCTGATCTGCAGGCTGCGAAAGGCGAGATCCTGGGCGAATACGACCAGGCCGTCGGCGATGGCGTTCAGACGCTCTACGAGGTTGCGACCACGATCGATCCGGAAGCACGCGAATGGGTTCGCGAGTTCCTGATGTCGGAATATCAGGTCCAGCTCTAA
- a CDS encoding TSUP family transporter has translation MSAFVAVGMVVAVFLTALLSGIFGMAGGLILLWILFFLLPVGTAIAVHGVIQLVANGSRAWFSRSWIDWRIVGTVSIGLLIAALLFLLVSYTPELAIVSIVIGLLPILVWVPNSWFALDASKRHHALACGLIAGGLSIGVGASGPTIDIFFIRTMMDRRVIIATKSAIQVISHGLKVAFYASTTFVLSGSEWLAIAIAAPIAILGTKAGNGILQRLTDANFRAWTRWIVTAIGFFYFVRGVHLLAS, from the coding sequence GTGAGCGCGTTCGTCGCCGTCGGAATGGTGGTCGCGGTGTTCCTCACCGCGCTGCTCTCCGGCATATTCGGCATGGCAGGCGGGCTGATCCTTCTCTGGATTCTGTTCTTTCTTCTGCCTGTCGGCACGGCGATCGCGGTTCACGGCGTCATCCAACTCGTGGCGAACGGGTCGCGTGCCTGGTTTTCGCGCAGCTGGATCGACTGGCGGATCGTCGGAACGGTTTCCATCGGGCTCCTGATTGCGGCGTTGCTGTTCCTGCTGGTCAGCTACACGCCGGAACTCGCGATCGTCTCGATCGTCATCGGGCTGTTGCCGATCCTCGTCTGGGTGCCGAATTCCTGGTTCGCGCTCGATGCCTCAAAGCGGCATCACGCGCTGGCCTGCGGGCTGATCGCCGGCGGCCTTTCGATCGGCGTGGGCGCATCGGGTCCGACGATCGACATCTTCTTCATTCGCACGATGATGGATCGCCGCGTCATCATCGCGACCAAGTCGGCCATCCAGGTGATTTCGCATGGCCTGAAGGTCGCGTTCTACGCCAGCACCACATTCGTGCTTTCAGGGTCGGAGTGGCTCGCAATCGCCATCGCCGCGCCGATCGCCATTCTTGGCACGAAAGCCGGCAACGGCATCTTGCAGCGATTGACCGACGCCAATTTCCGGGCTTGGACGCGCTGGATCGTAACCGCGATCGGCTTCTTTTATTTCGTACGCGGAGTGCATCTGCTGGCCTCGTAA
- a CDS encoding CoA transferase — protein MSGVTDGVHAILDDLFAMAGLEDLPLDRLTITERDKVLATAWPIAPIATATLAAVGLAASHIHERRTGEKLSVEMDTRSAEIAMASSSYLEVGGKNAKFRDPFTGLYEAANGDWAFLHGNFAHLRQGLLDLLGVDNDPDAIRAAVRQWDAAELEAEAISRNLCAARVRERSGWEATEQAAAVRTLPVLQVARQGQADPAKWPTGHSGAIQKPLSGLRMLDLSRVIAGPMAGRTFAEHGGTVLLVSGPGLPSIESLVIDTGFGKYACEIDLGRDAGRAELAHLAMGADVLLDAYRPEAFAGRGLDRAALQQANPQLVHVSLSAFSHAGPWSFRRGYDSLVQATMGMTLEAGADRPTLLPCQPLDYLTGYLAAFGAMAALIRRAEEGGSFAVDLSLATTAQWMWEWRDRLGDDNAVPASNPSSTEVADLIATHETSFGTVRAVRPPLKIGGRPAEFQCGPVPLGSDPAIWPA, from the coding sequence ATGAGCGGCGTGACCGATGGCGTCCACGCAATCCTCGACGACCTGTTCGCCATGGCTGGTCTTGAGGATTTACCGCTCGATCGTCTGACGATCACGGAGCGCGACAAGGTGCTTGCGACCGCATGGCCGATCGCTCCGATCGCGACGGCGACGCTTGCGGCCGTCGGCCTCGCGGCGTCCCATATTCATGAGAGGCGCACCGGCGAAAAGCTGTCGGTGGAGATGGACACGCGCTCCGCCGAAATCGCCATGGCGAGTTCCAGCTATCTGGAGGTCGGGGGAAAGAACGCCAAGTTCCGCGATCCGTTCACCGGGCTCTACGAGGCGGCGAATGGGGATTGGGCGTTCCTGCACGGGAATTTCGCACATCTTCGGCAGGGTTTGCTCGACCTGCTCGGGGTCGACAACGATCCGGATGCCATACGGGCCGCGGTCCGCCAATGGGATGCGGCGGAACTCGAGGCTGAAGCGATCAGCCGCAATCTCTGTGCGGCACGGGTTCGTGAGCGCAGCGGTTGGGAAGCGACGGAGCAGGCGGCGGCTGTTCGGACGTTGCCGGTCCTACAAGTAGCACGCCAAGGGCAAGCCGATCCCGCTAAGTGGCCGACCGGTCACTCCGGTGCGATACAGAAGCCGCTCTCGGGCCTGCGCATGCTCGATCTGTCGCGCGTCATTGCCGGGCCGATGGCAGGACGGACGTTTGCCGAACATGGCGGCACCGTGCTTCTCGTCTCCGGCCCGGGTCTGCCATCCATTGAATCCCTCGTGATCGACACGGGCTTCGGCAAGTATGCATGCGAGATCGATCTGGGTCGCGATGCCGGTCGCGCCGAACTCGCGCACCTTGCCATGGGCGCAGACGTCCTGCTCGATGCTTATCGGCCGGAGGCATTCGCGGGCCGAGGGTTGGATCGGGCAGCTCTGCAGCAGGCCAATCCCCAGCTCGTGCATGTCTCGCTGTCGGCTTTCTCGCATGCCGGTCCTTGGAGCTTCCGGCGCGGCTATGACAGTCTCGTGCAGGCAACCATGGGCATGACGCTCGAGGCCGGGGCCGATCGGCCGACCTTATTGCCGTGTCAGCCGCTCGATTACCTGACGGGCTATCTGGCTGCCTTCGGCGCGATGGCGGCGCTCATTCGGCGCGCAGAGGAGGGGGGCAGCTTTGCGGTAGACCTTTCGCTGGCGACGACGGCGCAATGGATGTGGGAATGGCGCGATCGGCTCGGTGACGACAATGCTGTGCCTGCGTCGAACCCAAGCTCTACAGAGGTCGCGGATTTGATCGCGACGCATGAGACCTCGTTCGGAACGGTGCGTGCAGTGCGCCCGCCCTTGAAGATCGGCGGGCGTCCAGCCGAGTTCCAATGCGGACCTGTACCGCTTGGCAGCGATCCTGCTATCTGGCCGGCCTGA
- a CDS encoding tripartite tricarboxylate transporter permease has translation MLETFLSSFATLLTAQHLMFMTIGVVLGLVVGILPALGGIAGMSLLLPFIYGMDPTSAVAMMIGLLAILPTSDTFSSILMGIPGSSASQATVLDGFPLAKKGEAARALSAAFSASMVGGMFGAIALTGVVLIARPLILSFSSAELFMLAIFGLSMVGVLSGSNLGKGLAACALGLILGTIGTAPAAGGERMSFDSLYLISGLELVIVGLGIFALPEIVDLLRSNQSISSTGKLGSGWFQGVRDTWNSRWLALRCSGLGALIGMIPGLGGSVVDWLAYGHAVQTTKGKTEFGQGDIRGVIAPESANNACAGGALIPTLLFGIPGSGSMAIFLAAMILIGLQPGPAMADPARDLDLTYTIIWTLAIANVVGTALCIVLSPWVAKLTTIKYTIFAPFMIVVISFGAFQATRSFNDMLALLAIGLIGIFLKRFGWPRPAFLIGFVLATQVETYFYQAVQFYGYGFPLRPLALAIGVLTVLSVWFGTRKRPGDAAAASISSEGDAEQAQAKNLMPQIVFTVVVGALFIYAFVDSWELASFLDKVFPMSVAVVGLIACLVVGLPQLRAQKTIAGGGAVAGGSANFDMDANMTDGGPWRFVFWLVGFVALIGLLGYFLALIVFFMTFTRVVAKTSWLNSALLTAGAAAMIMVLTWALNMQMPYGLLQEYFYDSLVWPFR, from the coding sequence ATGCTTGAGACATTTCTCAGTTCTTTCGCCACCTTGCTGACTGCCCAGCATCTCATGTTCATGACGATCGGCGTGGTGCTCGGTCTCGTGGTCGGCATCCTGCCGGCGCTCGGCGGTATCGCCGGCATGTCGTTGCTGCTTCCGTTCATCTACGGCATGGACCCGACGTCGGCCGTGGCGATGATGATCGGTCTGTTGGCGATCTTGCCGACATCGGACACGTTCTCGTCGATCCTGATGGGCATTCCGGGTTCGTCCGCATCGCAGGCGACCGTGCTCGACGGTTTCCCGCTCGCCAAGAAGGGCGAGGCGGCGCGCGCGCTGTCTGCAGCCTTCTCGGCATCGATGGTGGGCGGCATGTTCGGCGCGATCGCGCTGACCGGCGTCGTCCTGATTGCGCGACCGCTGATCCTGTCGTTCAGTTCGGCTGAGCTTTTCATGCTCGCGATCTTCGGCCTGTCGATGGTCGGGGTCCTGTCGGGATCGAATCTCGGCAAGGGCCTGGCTGCCTGTGCGCTCGGCCTCATTCTCGGCACGATCGGTACGGCGCCTGCCGCCGGTGGTGAGCGCATGTCCTTCGATTCGCTCTATCTGATCAGCGGCCTCGAACTGGTCATCGTTGGCCTGGGCATCTTCGCCCTTCCCGAGATCGTCGATCTTCTGCGATCCAACCAGAGCATTTCGTCGACCGGCAAGCTCGGCTCGGGCTGGTTCCAGGGTGTCCGCGATACGTGGAACAGCCGCTGGCTGGCTTTGCGCTGTTCCGGCCTCGGTGCGCTGATCGGGATGATCCCGGGTCTCGGCGGCAGCGTCGTCGACTGGCTGGCCTATGGTCATGCCGTGCAGACGACCAAGGGCAAGACGGAATTCGGGCAGGGCGACATTCGCGGCGTGATCGCACCGGAATCGGCCAACAATGCCTGCGCCGGTGGTGCCCTGATCCCGACACTGCTCTTCGGCATTCCGGGCTCCGGCTCTATGGCGATCTTCCTCGCCGCCATGATCCTGATCGGCTTGCAGCCGGGACCGGCCATGGCCGACCCAGCGCGCGATCTGGATCTGACCTACACGATCATCTGGACGCTCGCGATCGCCAACGTCGTCGGCACCGCGCTCTGCATCGTTCTGTCGCCCTGGGTCGCGAAGCTGACCACGATCAAGTACACGATCTTTGCGCCCTTCATGATCGTCGTCATTTCCTTCGGTGCCTTTCAGGCAACACGGTCCTTCAACGACATGTTGGCGCTTTTGGCGATCGGCCTCATCGGCATCTTCCTGAAGCGCTTCGGCTGGCCACGCCCTGCGTTCCTTATCGGCTTCGTGCTCGCCACCCAGGTCGAAACCTATTTCTACCAGGCGGTGCAGTTCTACGGCTACGGCTTCCCGCTGCGTCCGCTGGCGCTGGCCATCGGTGTGCTGACGGTTCTCTCGGTGTGGTTCGGTACGCGCAAGCGTCCCGGCGATGCCGCAGCCGCGAGCATCAGCTCGGAAGGGGATGCCGAGCAAGCCCAAGCGAAGAACCTCATGCCGCAGATCGTCTTCACGGTGGTGGTCGGAGCGCTCTTCATCTACGCCTTCGTCGACTCCTGGGAATTGGCCTCGTTCCTCGACAAGGTGTTCCCGATGTCGGTTGCGGTCGTCGGCCTGATCGCCTGTCTCGTGGTAGGACTGCCCCAACTGCGTGCTCAGAAGACCATCGCCGGCGGCGGAGCGGTTGCGGGCGGGTCGGCGAACTTCGATATGGACGCCAACATGACAGATGGCGGACCGTGGCGGTTCGTGTTCTGGCTCGTTGGCTTCGTCGCCTTGATCGGCCTTCTCGGCTACTTCCTGGCCCTGATCGTCTTCTTCATGACCTTCACCCGTGTCGTCGCAAAGACGAGCTGGCTGAACTCCGCGTTGCTGACCGCCGGGGCCGCCGCGATGATCATGGTCCTGACCTGGGCCCTGAACATGCAGATGCCTTACGGTCTGCTGCAGGAATACTTCTACGACAGCCTGGTCTGGCCTTTCCGCTAG
- a CDS encoding GntR family transcriptional regulator, protein MSKTRGQNAYRAILAAIRDGHYKPGDPLREEEVAMRIGVSRTPVREALGRLQEKGLLEAAPGRGVAVAVLSMQQIFELYAMRQEMEGLVARFAAQHATEAEIANLERLNEQFLKAEGTPKLAALVNRQFHARLYDAARNRYLRQAVEDLQETIALLPETTFVQEGRTAIAHGEHKELIDAIRARDTLKAEAAGINHIRKALETRLAITDHEEAVGVFRPAR, encoded by the coding sequence TTGAGCAAGACGCGCGGCCAGAACGCTTATCGAGCCATTTTGGCGGCGATCCGCGACGGGCATTACAAGCCCGGCGACCCGTTGCGCGAAGAAGAAGTCGCGATGCGGATCGGGGTCAGCCGTACGCCGGTGCGCGAAGCGCTCGGCCGTCTCCAGGAAAAGGGCCTGCTCGAAGCCGCTCCCGGTCGCGGTGTCGCCGTCGCGGTCCTGTCCATGCAACAGATCTTCGAGCTCTACGCCATGCGTCAGGAGATGGAGGGCCTTGTGGCCCGCTTTGCCGCGCAGCACGCGACAGAGGCGGAAATCGCCAATCTGGAACGGCTGAACGAGCAGTTCCTGAAGGCGGAGGGCACGCCCAAGCTCGCCGCTCTGGTCAACCGCCAGTTCCATGCCCGCCTCTACGACGCGGCGCGAAATCGCTATCTCCGTCAGGCCGTCGAGGATCTACAGGAAACGATCGCGCTTCTGCCGGAAACCACCTTCGTCCAGGAAGGCCGCACCGCGATTGCCCATGGCGAGCACAAGGAACTGATCGATGCGATCCGCGCCCGCGACACGCTGAAGGCGGAAGCCGCGGGCATCAATCACATCCGCAAGGCTCTGGAGACGCGCCTCGCCATTACCGACCATGAAGAGGCCGTCGGCGTTTTCAGGCCGGCCAGATAG
- a CDS encoding PrpF domain-containing protein produces the protein MSQTFVRAAFYRGGSSKGVFFHRADVPQDRTALEEMLLAVLGSPDPYKRQLNGMGGGVSSLSKAAIIGPPTHPDADVDYFFAQIAVDRPVVDWGANCGNLSSVIGPFAVDEGLVSVEDGEALVRIHQVNTKKIIHARFPVRDGRAVVEGDFVIAGVAGTGARIALDFLDPGGTVTSGLLPSGNVVDHVVVEGRSYAVSLVDASNPVVFIRAADCGMTGSELPDAIEANKPLMALLDAIRREGGVLMGLGADAASIGLANPKIAMVATPSRFATLDGQSLDENTHDIAVRMISMEQAHRAVTLTGAMCVGVAARIEGTLAEQALRPDHQGEEIRVGNPSGLVSVGARVSNRDGGWHAQNATVFRTARRLMQGEVAVPRGSVR, from the coding sequence ATGTCTCAAACATTCGTTCGCGCCGCATTCTACCGGGGAGGCAGCAGCAAGGGCGTGTTCTTTCACCGAGCCGACGTTCCGCAGGATCGTACGGCGCTCGAGGAGATGCTGCTTGCCGTGCTCGGCAGCCCCGATCCCTACAAGCGCCAGCTCAACGGCATGGGCGGCGGCGTGTCCTCACTCTCCAAGGCGGCGATCATCGGGCCACCGACCCATCCCGACGCCGATGTCGACTATTTCTTCGCGCAGATCGCAGTCGATCGCCCGGTCGTCGACTGGGGCGCCAATTGCGGAAATCTCTCCTCCGTCATAGGCCCTTTCGCAGTCGATGAGGGGCTGGTCTCGGTCGAGGACGGTGAAGCGCTGGTGCGCATTCACCAGGTCAACACCAAGAAGATAATCCACGCGCGCTTTCCGGTGCGCGACGGGCGGGCCGTGGTCGAGGGCGACTTCGTGATTGCAGGTGTTGCCGGGACAGGCGCACGCATCGCGCTCGATTTCCTCGATCCGGGCGGCACCGTCACGTCGGGTTTGCTGCCGAGCGGCAATGTCGTCGATCATGTCGTGGTCGAGGGCCGATCCTATGCGGTCTCGCTGGTGGATGCGAGCAATCCGGTCGTCTTCATCCGTGCCGCCGATTGCGGCATGACGGGCAGCGAACTTCCCGATGCGATCGAAGCCAATAAACCTCTCATGGCGTTGCTCGACGCGATCCGGCGCGAGGGCGGGGTGCTCATGGGGTTGGGTGCGGACGCTGCATCGATCGGCCTTGCCAATCCGAAGATCGCGATGGTCGCAACACCATCCCGCTTCGCGACGCTCGATGGCCAGTCACTCGACGAGAACACGCACGACATCGCGGTGCGCATGATCTCTATGGAGCAGGCGCACCGCGCGGTTACGCTGACGGGCGCCATGTGCGTCGGCGTCGCCGCCCGCATCGAAGGTACGCTCGCTGAGCAGGCACTGCGTCCAGACCACCAGGGCGAGGAAATCCGCGTCGGCAATCCGTCGGGACTGGTCAGCGTCGGGGCGCGCGTTTCGAATCGCGATGGCGGGTGGCACGCCCAGAATGCGACGGTGTTCCGCACAGCACGGCGCCTGATGCAGGGCGAAGTCGCGGTGCCGCGAGGATCGGTGCGATGA
- a CDS encoding isocitrate/isopropylmalate dehydrogenase family protein yields MKILVLPGDGIGPEIVRASTDVLDAADRKFGLDLDYTHREMGFATYETQGTTLPDDILPLARTMDGVLLGPISHLDYPPRDKGGVNVSAAFRVKLDLFANIRPARTRTGVKHRGTDMDLVIMRESTEGMYPDRNMVAGTGEFMPTEDVAISMRKVTSKAIERIARASFELAVKRRKKVTAVHKANAFVLTDGLFLKEVRKVAAEFPEVELEEVLIDAMAALLVRDASVYDVICSTNFYSDILSDLASELSGSLGLAGSVNANEDLCAAQAQHGSAPSIAGQDKANPTSMILSAAMLLRWYGERKGGERFVEAADRIEAVIDDVLSDPARCTGDLGGPLGTRAFTQLVVDAI; encoded by the coding sequence ATGAAGATTCTCGTTCTGCCGGGCGATGGCATCGGCCCGGAAATCGTGCGCGCGAGCACGGATGTTCTCGATGCAGCAGACCGCAAGTTTGGTCTCGACCTCGACTATACCCATCGCGAGATGGGCTTTGCCACCTACGAGACGCAGGGCACGACCTTGCCCGACGACATCCTGCCGCTGGCGCGGACGATGGACGGCGTGTTGCTCGGCCCGATTTCGCACCTGGACTACCCGCCGCGCGACAAGGGTGGCGTCAACGTCTCGGCGGCGTTTCGCGTCAAGCTCGATCTCTTCGCCAACATCCGTCCGGCGCGCACGCGCACCGGCGTGAAGCATCGTGGTACCGACATGGATCTCGTGATCATGCGGGAATCGACCGAGGGCATGTATCCGGACCGGAACATGGTGGCCGGCACCGGCGAGTTCATGCCCACCGAAGACGTCGCCATTTCGATGCGCAAGGTCACGTCGAAGGCGATCGAGCGCATCGCGCGCGCATCCTTCGAACTTGCCGTGAAGCGGCGCAAGAAGGTGACGGCAGTGCACAAGGCAAATGCCTTCGTGCTGACGGACGGCCTGTTCCTCAAGGAAGTCCGCAAGGTCGCCGCCGAGTTTCCTGAAGTCGAACTGGAAGAGGTGCTGATCGACGCCATGGCGGCGCTGCTCGTGCGCGACGCGTCGGTCTATGACGTCATCTGCTCGACCAATTTCTACAGCGACATTCTCTCCGATCTTGCGTCCGAACTTTCCGGCAGTCTCGGCCTCGCCGGCTCGGTGAACGCCAATGAAGATCTGTGCGCGGCGCAGGCCCAGCATGGTTCCGCCCCCAGCATCGCCGGGCAAGACAAAGCCAATCCGACATCGATGATCCTCTCGGCCGCGATGCTTCTGCGCTGGTACGGCGAGCGGAAGGGTGGCGAGCGTTTTGTCGAAGCCGCCGATCGGATCGAGGCCGTGATCGACGACGTGTTGTCTGATCCCGCGCGCTGCACCGGCGATCTTGGCGGGCCGTTGGGAACGCGGGCCTTCACGCAGCTCGTGGTCGACGCGATCTGA
- the tcuA gene encoding FAD-dependent tricarballylate dehydrogenase TcuA — translation MSEVWDVVVIGSGSAALCAAIAAKEKGSRVLIIEKATEDLAGGNSKYTAGAMRFVYNGNDDLIPLLQNPDDPRIPNTEFGQYTAEKFGADLLGFNGGRPLSVEQRDLIGKSYETMRWLADNNVKFEPIYSRQTFEKDGKYIFWGGLTLAAEHEGVGLVEAEMRAFKAMGGEIRYDCAAVDLIVKDGRVAGVKTRRGSGETADIEARAVVLGCGGFESNAKLREKYIGADWAKAKVRGTPHNEGIGLEMAFKLGAQAYGLYDGCHATPMDLHMPEYGNLDIPHEQRKNYRKICYFLGVMVNAKGDRFVDEGKDFRNYTYAQFGRAVLEQPGHFAWQIFDSKVDHLLYEEYRFSDAHYVEADTLDVLIEKLDGIDDKDAVRKTLADYNAAVNADVAFDPTIKDGKNTKGLSLPKSNWAQKIDTGPFKAYPVTGGITFTYGGLKVSDHGGVVHENGRDIPGLYACGEMVGGVFYEGYPGGSGLTSGAVFGRRAGYGAAQFATQTLAA, via the coding sequence ATGTCCGAAGTATGGGATGTCGTCGTTATAGGTTCAGGCAGTGCCGCGCTCTGCGCCGCCATTGCAGCCAAGGAAAAGGGCTCTCGCGTCCTGATCATCGAAAAGGCGACCGAGGATCTGGCCGGCGGCAATTCCAAATACACCGCTGGTGCGATGCGCTTCGTCTACAACGGCAATGACGACCTGATCCCGCTTCTCCAGAATCCGGACGATCCGCGCATTCCGAACACCGAGTTCGGCCAGTACACGGCGGAGAAATTCGGAGCGGATCTTCTCGGCTTCAATGGCGGCCGCCCACTCTCGGTGGAGCAGCGCGACCTGATCGGCAAGAGCTACGAGACGATGCGCTGGCTGGCGGACAACAACGTCAAATTCGAACCGATCTATTCGCGCCAGACCTTCGAGAAGGACGGCAAGTACATCTTCTGGGGCGGGCTGACGCTCGCCGCCGAGCACGAAGGCGTCGGGCTGGTCGAGGCAGAAATGCGCGCCTTCAAGGCGATGGGCGGCGAAATCCGTTATGATTGCGCGGCAGTCGACCTGATCGTGAAGGACGGTCGCGTTGCGGGCGTGAAGACGCGCCGCGGCTCCGGCGAGACGGCGGACATCGAGGCGCGCGCCGTGGTGCTCGGCTGCGGCGGCTTTGAATCCAACGCCAAGCTACGCGAAAAATACATCGGCGCGGACTGGGCCAAGGCGAAGGTTCGCGGAACACCGCACAACGAGGGCATCGGCCTGGAGATGGCGTTCAAGCTCGGCGCCCAGGCTTACGGTCTCTATGACGGTTGCCATGCGACGCCGATGGATCTTCACATGCCGGAATACGGCAACCTCGATATTCCGCACGAGCAGCGCAAGAACTATCGCAAGATCTGCTATTTCCTCGGCGTGATGGTGAATGCGAAGGGCGACCGCTTCGTCGACGAGGGCAAGGATTTCCGCAACTACACCTACGCCCAGTTCGGCCGCGCGGTGCTCGAACAGCCGGGCCATTTCGCCTGGCAGATCTTCGACAGCAAGGTCGATCACCTGCTTTACGAAGAATACCGCTTCTCCGACGCCCATTATGTCGAGGCGGACACGCTGGATGTATTGATCGAGAAACTCGACGGAATCGACGACAAGGACGCAGTGCGCAAGACGCTCGCCGACTACAACGCTGCCGTGAACGCCGACGTGGCCTTCGATCCGACCATCAAGGACGGCAAGAACACCAAGGGTCTGTCGCTGCCGAAATCCAACTGGGCGCAGAAGATCGACACGGGCCCGTTCAAGGCCTATCCGGTTACCGGCGGTATCACCTTCACATATGGCGGCTTGAAGGTGAGCGACCACGGGGGCGTCGTCCATGAAAACGGCAGAGACATTCCGGGGCTCTATGCTTGCGGTGAAATGGTCGGGGGTGTCTTCTACGAAGGCTATCCGGGCGGTTCGGGCCTCACCTCGGGCGCCGTTTTCGGACGGCGTGCAGGCTACGGGGCGGCGCAGTTCGCGACGCAGACGCTCGCGGCCTGA
- a CDS encoding 4-oxalomesaconate tautomerase, producing the protein MTKQVAIPCILMRGGTSKGPYFKASDLPADIATRDRVLLAAMGSPDARQIDGIGGADTLTSKVAIVGPSKREGVDVDYLFAQVSVDKAIVDTSPSCGNMLSGVGPFAIESGMVPVAGNTTSVVIFDENTQSRIESIVQTGDGAVVYDGDAAISGAPGTSAPVRLNFMDIVGSKTSGLLPTGKLTEEIDGVTVTLIDVAVPMMLFRAADLGKTGYETKKELDADKDFFARMEAMRREAGRRMGLGDVADKVVPKAAMLAKPKDGGTIAARYFVPHNTHAAFAVTGGLCVSSCAVLEGSVSDGLAVRPEGHDRLIVIEHPSGVLDVTLETRDTENGIDIVKGGLLRTARKLMAGEVYVQAAVLQAEAGGEAELQGAA; encoded by the coding sequence ATGACAAAGCAAGTCGCAATTCCCTGCATCCTGATGCGCGGCGGCACATCGAAGGGCCCCTATTTCAAGGCGTCCGATCTGCCTGCGGATATCGCCACGCGCGATCGCGTTCTTCTGGCGGCGATGGGTTCTCCGGATGCACGCCAGATCGACGGCATCGGCGGTGCGGACACGTTGACCAGCAAGGTCGCGATCGTCGGCCCGTCGAAGAGGGAAGGGGTCGATGTCGATTATCTGTTCGCGCAGGTTTCCGTCGACAAGGCGATCGTCGACACCAGCCCGTCCTGCGGCAACATGCTGTCGGGCGTCGGACCTTTCGCCATCGAGAGCGGCATGGTTCCGGTGGCCGGCAACACGACGAGCGTCGTGATCTTCGACGAGAACACGCAAAGCCGCATCGAGTCGATCGTGCAGACCGGCGATGGCGCCGTGGTCTATGACGGCGACGCTGCGATCAGCGGTGCTCCCGGCACATCCGCACCTGTCCGCCTCAACTTCATGGACATCGTCGGTTCCAAGACCAGTGGGCTGCTGCCAACCGGCAAGCTGACGGAAGAGATCGACGGCGTGACCGTCACACTCATCGATGTCGCCGTTCCGATGATGCTGTTCCGCGCGGCCGATCTGGGCAAGACGGGCTACGAGACGAAAAAGGAACTCGATGCGGACAAGGACTTCTTCGCCCGCATGGAGGCCATGCGACGCGAGGCGGGCCGGCGCATGGGGCTCGGCGATGTGGCCGACAAGGTCGTCCCAAAAGCTGCCATGCTGGCCAAGCCCAAGGATGGCGGCACGATCGCGGCCCGCTATTTCGTCCCGCACAACACGCACGCTGCCTTCGCCGTTACCGGCGGTCTCTGCGTGTCGTCGTGCGCAGTTCTCGAAGGTTCGGTTTCCGACGGACTTGCCGTCCGCCCGGAAGGCCATGACCGCCTCATCGTGATCGAGCATCCCTCGGGCGTGCTCGATGTGACGCTTGAAACGCGCGACACGGAAAACGGCATCGACATCGTCAAGGGCGGCCTGTTGCGCACCGCGCGCAAGCTGATGGCCGGCGAAGTCTACGTCCAGGCGGCAGTGCTGCAGGCAGAAGCCGGCGGCGAAGCCGAACTCCAGGGCGCAGCCTGA